From the genome of Agrobacterium tumefaciens:
TTGCTTGGTTGCAGCACGAACTCCACGTCCTCGAGCGGTGGCAACACCCCTGCGGGGATTTCTCTCAAACCTGCGGGCGCCATGCTGCGCGGTTGGACGAGAACGCCCATGCCGGCTCTGGCTGCCGCCGTCAAACCACTCAAGCTTCCGCAGGTGCAGACAATACGCCACACCACACCTGCACCATCCAGCGCTTCCTGCGCGGCTTTTCGGGTGATGCTGGGGGGTGGAAAGGCAATCAGGGGCAGGGCGTCGGGCCGGCTCACCACCCGCTCAGGGTCGCGTGCCAGCCAGACCAGCGGTTCGCGGTAGAGAAAATGCCCGAGCCTGTCGCCAACCCGGCGTTTGGCAAGAACAACATCGAGTTCGCCATTGTCCTGCATCTGGTAGAGCACGCCACTCAGTGAAACCGTCAGTTCGAGATCCACCAGCGGATAAAGACGGATGAATTCCTCGAGGATAACTGTCAGCCGGCTTGCCACGAAATCTTCGGATACACCAAGACGAAATCGCCCCCTAAGACGGCTTTCACCAAATAACGATGCCACCTTGCTGTCGATATCCAGCATGCTGTGCGCATAACCGAGCAGGGCCTCGCCTTCGCCGGTCAGCTTCACGTGGTGGGTGTTACGGGCAATCAGCGTGCGTCCGAGCGTAGCCTCAAGCCTTTGAATATGCTGGCTGACGGTGGATTGTCCGATGCCTAGCCGTTCTGCGGCCAGGGTAAAACTTCCGGTGCGCTCGAGCATGACAAAACTTGCAAGATGTTGGAGGTTCAGCATTTATTGCAAATCACGATAACTGTTAATCTTTGCATCTGATTTCATGATGAGCGATACTTCTGGCCACTTCAAGTAGAATACGCTGAGAAAGAATTCCGATGAGCCGCTTTCTTCCCGATCGCTTTACCATGATGCTGGTTGCGACCGTGCTTCTCGCCTCCGTGCTGCCTGTCAGCGGTCAGGCCGCCGATTACTTTGGCGTGGCCACGAAACTTGCGATAGCACTGCTGTTTTTCCT
Proteins encoded in this window:
- a CDS encoding LysR family transcriptional regulator, which produces MLNLQHLASFVMLERTGSFTLAAERLGIGQSTVSQHIQRLEATLGRTLIARNTHHVKLTGEGEALLGYAHSMLDIDSKVASLFGESRLRGRFRLGVSEDFVASRLTVILEEFIRLYPLVDLELTVSLSGVLYQMQDNGELDVVLAKRRVGDRLGHFLYREPLVWLARDPERVVSRPDALPLIAFPPPSITRKAAQEALDGAGVVWRIVCTCGSLSGLTAAARAGMGVLVQPRSMAPAGLREIPAGVLPPLEDVEFVLQPSKGADGKLVQALSDLVSSKSIAPGSFV